A part of Botrytis cinerea B05.10 chromosome 2, complete sequence genomic DNA contains:
- the Bcvps41 gene encoding Bcvps41 encodes MAEGSEEQSDTKNLDSVESSQGGTETGDDDDTVETESEDGEEEEEEDDEDEEEEEPKLKYARMTTHLGPVYRNGDATSTFLVAGDKMFIGTHNGNIHVLSLPSFKSIRTYHAHSASITSISISPFPPPLPTPVPEAVQRFTSRVQTEAPNAPQRAPSMASQASTNTARSPGGPVVPKTPSNAIYIGTSSVDGKVCIASLVDVKDVQLRDFARPVQAVSLSPDYKNDRSYISGGLAGNLVLTVGGKAGTSSTSTTTGSAAATASGWLGTIGLGTHAGKDTVLHSGEGTINTIKWSLSGRYVAWSNEHGIKIMRSHLQLDSADTESAWKRIGHIPRPDGEQWEDMASVWKARVEWIDEKTLETDEDDKAREASSASPATAKLRLQASRDKLRIEKLVVGWGGTIWMINVHPGGTGVGKNVGERTVGSAEIIKMLRMDCIISGLSLYTPTLLVVLAYVMPDEEDEESKTPKGHKSHPSTGSEPSGGIRRRQNALSPELRLIDLGTSQEVDTDGLTVSRYERLSAGDYHLCVLPAARDQPVVQTSRGTLEALTGMGSGMWNATINATALLSSSASVISNGSTGDGDSKHTSIKSKLAHHNRATAAHPHIITPGMKIFIQSPYDCILATKRDLSDHLSWLLEHEKHQEAWELIDEHPEVISSSPEKLSEIGPATPDRTRSSSDDFYDNESTTIESASRLINSSVEKEKRRIGELWIQSLVENDDWTSAGRICGKVLGTSDRWEHWVWTFAGKDKFDEITNFIPTAQITPPLPSTIYEIVLGHYITHNLPRVGELLDQWSPDLFDIKAVATALENQLKYRDVRQDSVEDGKIGRDWRIVMESLGKLYVADGRTREALKCYMKLQDADTAMGLIKQYHLVDAVADDLPSLIMLRVSKEQKRHAPISELKEATSEAIQLLVDEAHHGLVRPQIVVDQLEEMPLYLFFYVSSLWKGDGIDEISGENRDRLLAESRSLVDSLADLALQLFATYDRDLLMEFLKSSTFYSFEKATLECENHSYIPELVYLYSKTGQTKRALYLIIDRLADVSQAISFAKSQNDADLWDDLLEYSMDKPRFIRGLLEEVGTAIDPIRLVRKIPEGLEIEGLREGLSRMIKEYEIQESISQGVARVLRGEVAMAQNTLRAGQRRGVKFDVAEQEFEVDNDTQQPPARRVYKHKPAHCISCKSAFYEGEMETLVGFACGHVWHLSHLLNYGKSEDQIRQSEDAERHPTYDGFDDGDNERRYTNVHSIGTKVTRARLLKDRIRGGCPVCKGKSDGAYA; translated from the exons ATGGCTGAAGGGTCAGAAGAACAAAGCGACACCAAAAACCTGGACAGTGTTGAGTCCAGTCAAGGTGGAACTGAAACCGGGGACGATGATGACACCGTTGAAACAGAATCggaggatggggaggaggaggaggaggaggatgatgaagatgaagaggaggaagagccCAAGCTAAAATACGCTCGAATGACAACCCATCTTGGTCCAGTCTATAGAAATGGAGATGCTACAAGTACCTTCCTGGTTGCTGGCGACAAGATG TTTATTGGTACACATAATGGTAACATT CATGTACTGTCGTTGCCTTCATTCAAATCGATTCGAACCTACCATGCCCACTCGGCTTCAATTACGAGCATATCCATAtcccctttccctcctccacTACCCACGCCAGTTCCCGAAGCTGTACAGCGCTTTACATCGCGAGTGCAAACAGAAGCTCCTAATGCACCGCAAAGAGCTCCATCAATGGCATCACAGGCCTCCACAAACACAGCTCGGAGTCCTGGAGGTCCAGTAGTCCCCAAAACTCCTTCGAACGCAATATACATTGGCACGTCTTCCGTTGATGGCAAGGTATGCATAGCATCCCTGGTTGATGTAAAAGATGTACAATTGAGGGATTTCGCAAGACCTGTCCAAGCTGTTAGTTTATCGCCGGATTACAAAAACGATCGTTCATATATATCGGGAGGACTGGCAGGAAACCTAGTGCTTACCGTCGGCGGTAAAGCAGGTACAAGCTCGACTTCTACCACTACAGGAAGTGCAGCGGCCACTGCAAGTGGCTGGCTGGGGACTATTGGTCTAGGAACGCATGCTGGGAAGGATACTGTGTTGCACTCCGGCGAAGGCACAATTAATACCATCAAGTGGTCCTTATCGGGAAGATATGTGGCATGGAGCAATGAGCATggtatcaaaatcatgagGTCTCATCTGCAACTGGATAGCGCGGATACTGAATCAGCTTGGAAACGAATTGGGCACATACCTCGTCCAGATGGAGAGCAATGGGAAGATATGGCCAGTGTTTGGAAAGCTAGAGTTGAGTGGATAGACGAGAAAACTCTTGAaactgatgaagatgacaaAGCTCGTGAAGCATCATCTGCTTCCCCGGCCACAGCAAAATTGAGATTGCAAGCCTCGAGAGACAAACTGCGTATTGAAAAATTAGTCGTTGGATGGGGCGGTACAATCTGGATGATCAATGTGCACCCTGGTGGAACCGGGGTTGGAAAGAATGTGGGAGAGCGCACAGTTGGTAGCGcagaaatcatcaaaat GTTACGGATGGATTGTATAATTTCTGGATTATCGTTATATACCCCAACTTTACTTGTTGTACTTGCTTATGTTATGCctgatgaagaagacgaggaatCCAAGACACCGAAAGGGCACAAATCGCATCCGTCAACAGGTAGCGAGCCGAGCGGTGGAATACGGCGTCGACAAAACGCACTATCTCCAGAACTTCGTCTTATTGATCTTGGAACATCCCAAGAAGTCGATACCGATGGATTGACGGTCAGTCGTTATGAAAGGCTCTCAGCTGGTGATTATCATTTGTGCGTATTACCTGCCGCTCGAGATCAACCAGTAGTTCAAACATCTCGTGGAACTTTGGAAGCCCTTACTGGAATGGGCAGTGGTATGTGGAATGCTACAATTAATGCTACAGCGCTGCTGAGTTCCAGTGCAAGTGTGATCAGCAATGGAAGCACAGGCGATGGTGATTCCAAACACACATCGATTAAATCGAAGCTTGCTCACCACAATCGCGCCACGGCTGCCCATCCGCATATCATCACACCAGGGATGAAAATTTTCATCCAAAGTCCATATGACTGCATTCTAGCTACAAAACGAGATTTATCAGACCATCTTTCATGGTTATTAGAGCACGAAAAGCACCAAGAGGCCTGGGAATTAATTGATGAACATCCCGAagtgatttcttcttctcccgaGAAACTTTCCGAAATCGGCCCAGCAACTCCGGATCGAACACGCTCAAGTAGTGATGATTTCTACGATAACGAAAGCACGACCATTGAATCCGCAAGTCGCTTGATTAACTCTTCTGTGGAAAAAGAGAAGCGTAGGATCGGTGAACTTTGGATTCAATCATTGGTtgagaatgatgattggACCTCTGCAGGCAGAATATGTGGCAAAGTGCTGGGTACATCGGATCGGTGGGAACATTGGGTCTGGACATTTGCTGGAAAGGAtaaatttgatgaaattaCCAACTTTATACCGACAGCGCAGATCACGCCACCTCTGCCTTCGACAATCTATGAAATCGTACTGGGACATTATATCACCCATAACTTACCACGAGTTGGTGAGTTGCTCGACCAATGGTCTCCTGACCTGTTCGATATCAAAGCTGTAGCCACAGCTCTAGAAAACCAGCTCAAATATCGTGACGTCCGCCAAGACAGCGTAGAGGATGGCAAAATCGGCAGAGATTGGCGAATTGTCATGGAAAGCTTAGGGAAGCTTTACGTGGCTGATGGTCGAACTCGCGAGGCTTTGAAATGTTACATGAAGCTGCAGGATGCAGACACCGCCATGGGTCTTATCAAACAATATCATTTGGTTGACGCGGTCGCAGATGATCTACCCAGTCTTATCATGCTTCGCGTTTCGAAAGAGCAGAAGCGACATGCTCCTATTTCGGAATTAAAAGAAGCCACTTCCGAGGCTATTCAACTACTTGTTGACGAGGCTCACCACGGTCTTGTTCGACCTCAGATTGTCGTGGATCAGTTGGAAGAAATGCCATTGTACCTCTTCTTCTATGTTAGCTCGCTCTGGAAAGGAGACGGAATAGACGAAATTTCAGGCGAGAATCGTGATCGATTATTAGCAGAAAGTAGATCGCTTGTCGATAGTCTGGCTGATTTAGCTTTACAACTCTTCGCGACATATGATCGTGATCTTCTTATGGAGTTCCTTAAGTCGTCCACCTTCTATAGTTTCGAAAAG GCAACACTTGAATGTGAAAATCACTCATACATCCCAGAGCTCGTGTATCTCTACTCTAAGACCGGTCAAACAAAACGTGCGCTCTATCTCATTATTGATCGTCTAGCAGATGTCTCACAAGCAATATCATTTGCAAAATCTCAGAATGACGCCGACCTTTGGGATGATCTTCTCGAATACTCTATGGATAAGCCCCGATTCATTCGCGGATTGTTGGAAGAAGTTGGGACGGCGATTGATCCAATCCGACTAGTTCGCAAAATCCCTGAAGGTTTGGAGATTGAAGGCTTGAGGGAAGGTCTAAGCAGAATGATCAAGGAAtatgaaattcaagaaagcaTCAGTCAAGGAGTAGCAAGAGTATTAAGAGGCGAAGTCGCAATGGCTCAGAATACCCTTCGAGCAGGTCAGCGTCGTGGCGTCAAATTTGATGTTGCTGAACAGGAATTCGAGGTGGATAATGACACCCAACAACCACCTGCAAGACGAGTATACAAACACAAGCCTGCACATTGCATAAGTTGCAAAAGCGCCTTTTATGAAGGTGAGATGGAGACGCTAGTTGGTTTTGCATGCGGCCATGTGTGGCACTTATCACATTTATTGAATTACGGTAAAAGTGAAGATCAGATTCGTCAATCCGAAGATGCAGAAAGACATCCTACTTATGATGGATTTGACGATGGGGATAATGAGCGCAGGTACACGAACGTGCATAGTATTGGGACTAAAGTCACGAGGGCGAGGTTGTTAAAGGATAGGATCAGAGGCGGCTGTCCTGTATGCAAAGGCAAGAGCGATGGTGCTTATGCTTAA